In Podospora pseudoanserina strain CBS 124.78 chromosome 5, whole genome shotgun sequence, a single window of DNA contains:
- a CDS encoding hypothetical protein (EggNog:ENOG503P519) produces MRVHASVGALASLAWLSSAAAVPRAEDWALIDTTCTTTTSGQATVIVLPGESAASYTLPSVFTFTLPADGGAGSGSLVSSGLVNGPSFASSTCESSETPLVPAIPTPSAPVISTVTVPVLTVTLPSPPLSSTGPDATPVATATVPGEAASNSVGVVTVTIPEGPSATATVVLTVTVPQGSGSPGAWSTIITAPGVSGASAGPLVTVTIFTSPASAAPGSPTTSIDWWGSDSTAFVTIPLDTGYGSDISLAPYTLTYTLPVAPGLTDLSIATVTVTPADLSIPTGVGPFATETLSSGVSSWSYVPAPPGTSVVSFTVSASGTIPGYTGVITVTPGMSWGLPTPVSVSGDQSGTATPTAPALVTVTVTSPSQLPTPSSAPSVVTVTPSLGLPAPSIVTVAPSVITTTPSVITATPSSGLPTPSIVAVTYTVPASLGSPASEYTVTYTVSPEGYNGGGPSTVSVPAPWTFTIVPTGDSGTPIVVTWPSEQPGPVTVTVTPPTSQVVTTVAPSASQTIVTVTPGVEPASPGLVVTTITPLSGTPVVITLPDTGTPLAPATSAWTTQAFITETIVSNSVVTVTPPSGPPVVVTIPQSVAFTVPTGVSGFPPGTTQAFVTETIASDSVITVTPPSGPPVVVTIPESIAFTVPTGTPPFSAGLSSSTSGTVPPQTVIVSQVTISQTISLGPGSSTVVAVTTQVTLPADSTPTLSESGVLVTPSLATYTIADSYGNPTILTQWTIVPVSPSSSSAGGGGGDGVDGTLSSPTGTVQFITISPIAPASVITILPSVAPSVITIWPSTDSFLTSFVSSTLEGQSGSASPSEITLWPLPTSTDTTCTTFSTGHGSPTISGLGSATSPSSLSVITLWPSTASPPYSVITIWPSAGDSALAGWPTTSTCNESPAILTSVILLSSVSTPFTPFGTPAISQSSDSGVVVSPTETGQALGSQGLDTSAGALPESTELPASQPENTESPPSQPENTEAPANESEDLMPPPQTQFNRHGQHARTTTLVVLSDSTFGGYAFSSPAADYGGLPPGYGNPVETAQASSSQGIFFTDSSLPVSQPASVDISFTASVLPISTTSTADLAAMLSSIMSVLSPNATIVSGPGPVLTSVPAASDNSTSSTQPSLTSTTYASSSSDLLLTSDSIVPTVTALPTTASSLLANISSLTAAPIATSLASTSPNVSTSSRGLPGSTCGAVGDRGAVVFKFDDIPTISTDNDTEASSFPSMPVPFPYHRFFFSNGFSVVPPPRTKFKASSGQQLIQHNSSVSPVAEFGLAELRSNPCFHFSFLGVSLGCDSTSDPCVFNMTGLRWNGTEDVVEARHTFEVAACSKKTDCSLSHQILDSAAALPFSNLTSLNISLSVAGKPETWWADDLQIAWADNDCTVAACRSRVPNTIMIPRISQPFASRAKRLLRWAVRGKDDKFY; encoded by the exons ATGCGTGTCCACGCCTCTGTTGGGGCTCTGGCCAGTCTAGCCTGGCTATCCTCTGCGGCCGCCGTACCACGGGC GGAGGATTGGGCCCTCATCGACACAACATGCACCACTACGACGTCTGGCCAGGCCACTGTTATCGTTCTTCCCGGCGAGTCCGCTGCGTCTTACACGCTTCCGTCAGTTTTCACATTCACTCTTCCCgccgatggtggtgccggctCTGGTTCATTGGTTTCTTCTGGCTTGGTAAACGGTCCCTCTTTCGCCTCTTCCACCTGCGAGTCCTCGGAAACTCCTCTTGTTCCTGCCATTCCCACTCCTTCGGCGCCAGTCATTAGCACCGTTACAGTCCCCGTCTTGACGGTGACGCTTCCAAGCCCCCCACTTTCTTCCACTGGTCCAGATGCAACACCAGTCGCTACAGCGACTGTACCCGGGGAGGCTGCTTCCAATTCTGTGGGCGTTGTGACGGTCACTATCCCAGAGGGCCCCAGTGCTACAGCTACCGTGGTTTTGACCGTTACCGTTCCCCAAGGTTCCGGGAGCCCTGGAGCCTggtccaccatcatcactgcTCCTGGCGTTTCCGGTGCCTCGGCCGGCCCTCTTGTCACTGTCACCATTTTCACCTCGCCTGCCTCGGCGGCGCCCGGTTCCCCGACAACTTCCATCGACTGGTGGGGCTCTGACTCGACGGCCTTTGTCACGATTCCACTCGACACTGGCTACGGATCTGACATTTCGCTGGCGCCATACACCCTCACGTACACGCTGCCCGTGGCCCCGGGTTTGACCGATTTGTCGATTGCCACGGTGACTGTGACCCCGGCGGACCTTTCGATACCTACAGGCGTTGGACCCTTTGCGACAGAGACCCTATCGTCGGGCGTGTCTTCTTGGTCGTATGTTCCTGCGCCGCCAGGCACTTCCGTCGTCAGCTTCACCGTCTCGGCCAGCGGCACTATTCCTGGTTATACTGGCGTCATCACCGTCACACCAGGCATGTCTTGGGGCCTTCCTACGCCAGTCTCCGTATCTGGGGACCAGTCAGGGACCGCTACGCCTACCGCACCTGCCCTTGTCACTGTAACTGTCACGTCTCCTTCGCAACTCCCCACGCCTTCGTCTGCGCCTTCTGTTGTGACCGTGACACCTTCCTTGGGCCTTCCTGCGCCTTCGATTGTTACTGTTGCGCCTTCCGTTATTACAACGACGCCTTCCGTTATTACCGCGACGCCTTCCTCGGGTCTTCCAACGCCTTCCATTGTAGCCGTGACGTACACCGTCCCCGCGTCACTGGGTTCGCCGGCATCCGAGTATACGGTCACGTATACGGTATCCCCGGAGGGCTACAATGGGGGTGGCCCATCCACCGTTTCAGTGCCAGCGCCATGGACCTTTACCATCGTGCCTACCGGGGACTCCGGCACGCCTATCGTTGTCACCTGGCCGAGCGAGCAACCTGGTCCCGTGACTGTCACGGTCACGCCTCCCACTTCTCAAGTTGTTACAACTGTTGCGCCTTCCGCTTCTCAGACTATCGTGACAGTGACACCTGGCGTCGAGCCAGCCTCGCCGGGCCTTGTCGTCACCACCATTACACCCTTGTCTGGAACTCCTGTGGTCATCACACTTCCCGACACCGGCACGCCTTTGGCTCCCGCAACATCCGCCTGGACCACTCAAGCCTTTATCACGGAAACGATTGTCAGCAATAGCGTGGTCACCGTCACGCCTCCTTCAGGCCCACCCGTCGTGGTCACCATCCCCCAGTCCGTTGCCTTCACTGTGCCCACTGGCGTTTCTGGTTTTCCACCTG GGACGACCCAAGCTTTTGTCACGGAAACAATCGCCAGCGATAGCGTCATCACCGTCACGCCTCCTTCAGGTCCACCGGTGGTAGTCACCATTCCCGAGTCCATTGCCTTCACGGTGCCTACTGGCACTCCACCTTTTTCGGCTGGCTTGTCATCATCGACTTCTGGGACAgttcctcctcaaacagTGATTGTGTCTCAAGTCACCATCAGCCAGACCATTTCTCTTGGACCCGGCTCCTCCacggttgttgctgtgacaACACAGGTCACTCTTCCAGCTGACTCGACCCCTACATTATCGGAATCTGGTGTCCTTGTTACACCTTCCCTGGCCACATACACCATCGCTGACTCCTATGGGAATCCAACAATCTTGACTCAATGGACAATCGTTCCTGTCTCGCCTTCAAGCTCCAGCgcaggcggcggcggaggcgatgGAGTGGACGGAACTTTGAGCAGTCCAACTGGGACGGTTCaattcatcaccatctcgcCAATTGCGCCCGCCTCTGTGATCACGATACTGCCATCGGTGGCCCCGTCAGTCATCACCATTTGGCCATCGACAGACAGCTTCTTGACGTCGTTTGTTTCGTCAACTTTAGAGGGGCAGTCTGGCAGTGCCTCTCCGTCCGAGATCACCCTCTGGCCTTTGCCAACTTCGACTGACACCACTTGCACAACTTTTTCGACGGGGCACGGCTCTCCAACAATCTCGGGCCTGGGTTCGGCGACGTCCCCATCCTCACTGTCTGTCATCACACTATGGCCATCGACTGCCAGTCCTCCCTACTCTGTGATCACAATCTGGCCGTCGGCGGGAGACAGCGCCCTAGCTGGCTGGCCTACGACAAGCACTTGCAACGAGTCTCCGGCCATTCTGACGTCGGTTATTCTCTTGAGCTCGGTCTCTACTCCCTTCACGCCTTTTGGGACCCCGGCGATCTCCCAGAGCAGCGATTccggtgtggtggtgtcacCCACAGAGACAGGACAGGCTTTGGGCTCCCAGGGATTGGACACTTCAGCCGGTGCCCTTCCTGAAAGCACCGAGTTGCCGGCTTCGCAG CCTGAAAATACCGAGTCTCCTCCTTCGCAGCCCGAGAACACTGAAGCTCCTGCCAATGAATCCGAGGATTTGATGCCTCCACCGCAAACCCAATTCAACCGTCATGGGCAACACGCAAGGACCACCACGTTGGTTGTTCTGTCTGACAGCACTTTTGGCGGCTATGCCTTCAGCAGTCCGGCCGCAGACTATGGTGGCCTTCCTCCAGGGTACGGGAACCCCGTGGAAACAGCTCAGGCGTCTTCCAGCCAAGGCATTTTCTTCACGGATTCCAGTCTGCCGGTCTCACAGCCCGCGTCGGTTGATATCAGCTTCACCGCGTCTGTTCTTCCAATCTCGACGACTTCCACCGCAGATCTGGCGGCCATGTTGTCATCAATCATGTCTGTCCTTTCGCCCAATGCCACCATTGTCTCTGGACCAGGGCCTGTCTTGACCTCTGTTCCAGCTGCTTCGGACAACAGCACGTCATCTACTCAGCCAAgtctcacctccaccacctacGCATCATCGAGCAGCGATCTCTTGTTGACTTCAGACAGTATTGTACCAACAGTCACAGCATTGCCAACAACCGCCAGCTCTTTGCTAGCCAATATTTCCAGCCTCACTGCAGCCCCCATTGCCACAAGTCTTGCCAGCACTAGCCCGAATGTGAGCACTTCCAGCCGAGGACTTCCTGGTTCAACATGCGGCGCGGTTGGAGATCGGGGAGCAGTGGTGTTCAAG TTTGATGACATCCCTACCATTTCGACCGACAACGACACCGAGGCCAGCAGCTTCCCATCGATGCCAGTACCCTTCCCGTATCACcgattcttcttctccaatGGCTTCAGTGTCGTTCCCCCGCCTCGCACCAAGTTCAAGGCTTCCTCTGGCCAGCAGCTGATCCAGCACAATTCTTCGGTGTCGCCAGTCGCCGAGTTTGGTCTCGCTGAGCTGCGCTCCAATCCCTGCTTTCACTTCAGCTTTTTGGGTGTCAGTCTTGGCTGCGACTCTACATCTGACCCCTGTGTTTTCAACATGACGGGTCTGCGCTGGAACGGCACCGAGGACGTTGTCGAGGCACGCCATACCTTTGAGGTGGCTGCTTGCTCCAAGAAGACCGACTGCAGCCTCAGCCATCAGATTCTGGACTCGGCGGCTGCGTTGCCATTCTCCAATCTGACTTCACTCAACATTTCGTTGTCAGTGGCTGGCAAGCCAGAGACATGGTGGGCGGATGACTTGCAAATTGCTTGGGCCGACAACGACTGCACAGTGGCGGCGTGCCGGTCGCGTGTGCCAAACACGATCATGATTCCGCGCATTTCACAACCGTTTGCCAGTCGAGCCAAGAGACTGTTGCGATGGGCGGTCCGCGGCAAGGATGACAAGTTTTATTGA
- a CDS encoding hypothetical protein (EggNog:ENOG503PQZB), whose amino-acid sequence MCYYQRIIHTCGHTFHIPLFDRPCAHVGTPECRPRHLLERLKNARKCSACTTPEDLAESKRAACRRRRCPSRRERRAMMKKASSSQL is encoded by the coding sequence ATGTGCTACTACCAACGCATAATCCACACCTGCGGCCACAccttccacatccccctcttcgACCGCCCCTGCGCCCACGTGGGCACCCCCGAGTGCCgcccccgccacctcctcgagCGCCTCAAAAACGCCCGCAAGTGCTCCGCCTGCACCACGCCCGAGGACCTCGCCGAGAGCAAGCGTGccgcctgccgccgccgccgctgcccctCTCGCCGCGAGCGAAGggccatgatgaagaaggcctcgTCTTCCCAGCTTTGA